Proteins encoded in a region of the Elusimicrobiota bacterium genome:
- the cysNC gene encoding Bifunctional enzyme CysN/CysC yields MNIVIVGHVDHGKSTVVGRLLADTHSLPEGKLEAVRKECERTGKPFEYAFLLDALTDEQDQGITIDTARCFFKTAKRDYIIIDAPGHIEFLKNMISGAARAEAAALVIDAKEGVRENSRRHGYILSMLGIKQVVVCVNKMDLVERSQEVFDKIEKEYREFLNNIGAVNPKQFVPISALHGENIYDRSKKMSWYQGPTLLECLDDFPKAPPLTDRNFRMPVQAVYKFTNHGDDRRIIAGRIEAGTAKVGDKVLFHPSNKISTIKSIEGFNSTPRSEIGAGWSTGFTLSEEIYVTRGELMSHETQPPQVGTRFRANLIWLGKKPFVPGQDYKLKIHTQSQPVRIHKINKVIDASEAGRTLDKDHVSRHDVADVVLETRQAIAFDVISESETTGRFVIVDGYDIAGGGIIINAVQDNQENLRAEARLRDFNWIKGGVSQSERAQKYRHNPALIMFIGKPGVGKHKYARTIEKSLFGKGCSSYMLDGTNVLLGVDADLVWVESTQQELVRRFAEVAHILLDSGQIVVSTTNAIGLADIAAVQALIPDFQILVIDIDPSGKNIESCDMRLNGQEKESDVFEQIYSLLKKKNIIN; encoded by the coding sequence ATGAATATCGTTATTGTTGGCCACGTGGACCATGGAAAAAGCACGGTTGTGGGACGACTTTTGGCCGACACACATTCTCTCCCTGAGGGAAAACTGGAAGCGGTTCGGAAGGAATGCGAAAGGACCGGAAAACCCTTTGAATATGCTTTTCTTTTGGACGCGCTGACCGACGAACAAGACCAAGGGATCACGATTGATACTGCCCGTTGTTTTTTTAAAACAGCCAAGCGGGACTACATCATCATCGACGCGCCAGGGCACATTGAGTTTTTAAAAAACATGATATCGGGGGCGGCGCGGGCCGAAGCCGCCGCGTTGGTTATTGATGCCAAAGAGGGGGTTCGAGAAAACAGTCGTCGCCATGGTTATATCCTATCGATGCTGGGAATCAAACAAGTGGTTGTTTGTGTCAATAAAATGGACTTGGTTGAACGCAGTCAGGAGGTTTTTGACAAGATTGAAAAAGAGTACCGTGAGTTTTTGAATAACATTGGCGCTGTTAATCCCAAGCAGTTTGTTCCGATCAGCGCTCTTCATGGTGAAAATATTTACGACCGCAGCAAAAAAATGTCTTGGTACCAAGGCCCCACTTTATTGGAATGTTTGGATGACTTCCCAAAAGCACCCCCTCTAACCGATCGAAATTTTCGTATGCCGGTGCAGGCTGTTTATAAATTCACCAATCACGGAGATGATCGCCGCATCATTGCGGGACGCATTGAAGCGGGAACGGCAAAGGTGGGAGACAAGGTGCTATTTCATCCTTCAAATAAAATCAGCACGATAAAATCTATCGAGGGGTTTAATTCAACTCCCCGCTCAGAAATTGGAGCGGGATGGTCAACGGGTTTTACTCTTTCCGAGGAAATTTATGTGACCCGTGGCGAATTGATGTCCCATGAAACTCAGCCACCTCAGGTGGGGACTCGGTTTAGAGCCAATTTAATTTGGTTGGGGAAAAAACCATTTGTGCCTGGCCAAGATTATAAATTGAAGATTCACACTCAATCTCAACCTGTCCGCATACACAAAATCAACAAAGTCATAGACGCTTCCGAGGCGGGAAGGACACTTGATAAAGACCATGTGAGCCGGCATGATGTGGCTGATGTCGTTTTGGAGACCCGACAAGCGATCGCGTTTGATGTGATCTCAGAAAGTGAAACAACTGGCCGATTTGTGATTGTTGATGGCTATGATATCGCAGGCGGCGGAATTATTATTAATGCCGTCCAGGACAATCAGGAGAATTTAAGGGCGGAGGCCCGTTTGCGGGATTTTAATTGGATCAAAGGGGGAGTATCTCAATCAGAGCGAGCCCAAAAATATAGGCACAACCCAGCCCTCATCATGTTTATCGGGAAACCGGGTGTTGGAAAACATAAATACGCCCGGACCATTGAGAAGTCCCTTTTTGGAAAGGGTTGTTCGTCTTACATGCTGGATGGAACCAATGTTCTTTTGGGAGTGGACGCTGATTTGGTGTGGGTGGAATCGACACAACAGGAATTGGTCCGAAGATTCGCTGAAGTGGCTCATATTTTGTTGGACTCAGGACAAATTGTCGTATCCACCACCAATGCCATCGGCCTCGCTGACATTGCCGCTGTTCAGGCCCTTATTCCTGATTTTCAAATATTGGTCATTGATATCGACCCTTCAGGAAAAAACATTGAATCCTGTGATATGCGTTTAAATGGCCAAGAAAAAGAATCGGATGTCTTTGAACAGATTTATTCCCTCCTGAAAAAGAAAAATATTATCAACTAA
- the rlmB gene encoding 23S rRNA (guanosine-2'-O-)-methyltransferase RlmB, producing MAYKIIDKRSAPQVHLIRQVRDAKDRNMVFCEGEKLISDLFRSQWRPRSLFCTPKKYEQAKNLIPKGLPLPISVLSESVMEFCSDLSNPQGLIVLAKPPENWTMPSNATKSPLILVIHGVQLPQNVGALLRTAEAAGVTHVYVTSHSADVWGPKSLRGSSGSAFRLPVFRMSNLSETIERLHSEQVRCVAASQVGRINYDQLDWEKPVALIVGSEGGGFALNEMKLFDETIQIPMQGQVESLNVANAAAVCLFEGARQRRHAIRK from the coding sequence ATGGCATATAAAATTATTGATAAGCGGTCGGCTCCCCAGGTTCATTTAATCCGGCAAGTTCGTGATGCGAAAGATAGAAATATGGTTTTTTGTGAGGGAGAAAAACTTATTTCAGATTTGTTCCGTTCTCAGTGGAGACCTCGATCCTTATTTTGCACCCCAAAGAAATATGAACAAGCCAAAAACTTAATCCCCAAAGGTTTGCCTTTGCCCATTTCGGTGTTATCTGAATCCGTTATGGAATTCTGTTCTGATTTGTCCAACCCACAGGGATTGATTGTTTTGGCAAAACCACCAGAAAATTGGACGATGCCATCAAACGCAACCAAATCTCCTTTGATTTTGGTTATTCATGGGGTTCAGCTCCCTCAAAATGTGGGGGCCCTCCTTCGCACAGCGGAAGCGGCCGGTGTCACGCATGTTTATGTGACGTCTCACAGCGCGGACGTTTGGGGCCCCAAATCTTTGAGGGGTTCATCTGGCAGTGCCTTTCGCTTACCTGTTTTTCGAATGAGCAATCTTTCCGAAACGATAGAAAGGCTTCATTCAGAACAAGTTCGATGTGTCGCCGCCAGCCAAGTTGGCCGGATTAATTATGATCAGCTGGATTGGGAAAAACCCGTGGCATTGATTGTTGGTTCAGAAGGAGGGGGATTTGCATTGAATGAAATGAAACTTTTTGATGAAACCATTCAGATCCCCATGCAAGGTCAAGTGGAATCACTTAATGTGGCCAATGCCGCTGCCGTTTGTTTATTTGAGGGCGCGAGGCAAAGACGTCATGCAATTAGAAAATAA
- the pilT_2 gene encoding Twitching mobility protein: MLNALLAQIIKPGVSDVHLKANEPPLVRHLGQLLAVDIPPMTAESIESLIQSLLNEPQKTKLKEKFGVDFSMPLEGIGRLRVNVYRQQGSLALAIRLIPSEAKNFDQLFLPKSTLEKLCRSKRGLFLISGVTGAGKTTTLNAIINYMNDNFSYNIITLEDPIEYVHSRKNSSISQREVGRDVLNFPDGLEHVLRQDPDVIVIGELMSGNTFRAAIEAAGSGHLVIGTIHSNDCYDTVERIVNAFDFQEQPYVRLQLTNVLTAIIGQRLVPEKNGRMVLPATEILLGSSQMKKLILSNSPNEVRFLIEKSGAYGMHTFDQDLLRMFDSGLISPGDALNYATNPNDLRLKMQGSAGGPGLEMVK, from the coding sequence ATGTTAAACGCATTGCTCGCTCAAATCATCAAGCCAGGAGTTTCGGACGTTCACTTGAAAGCCAATGAACCTCCCCTTGTTAGGCATTTGGGACAATTGTTGGCTGTTGATATTCCCCCAATGACCGCAGAAAGCATCGAGTCCTTGATTCAATCGCTCTTGAATGAGCCTCAGAAAACCAAACTAAAAGAAAAATTTGGGGTGGATTTTTCAATGCCGTTGGAGGGGATAGGGCGGCTGCGTGTAAATGTTTACCGCCAACAAGGATCTTTGGCTTTGGCCATTCGCCTGATTCCGTCAGAAGCCAAGAATTTTGACCAATTGTTTCTTCCCAAAAGCACCTTGGAGAAGTTGTGTCGGTCCAAACGGGGACTGTTTTTAATTTCAGGTGTAACGGGAGCAGGGAAAACCACAACACTTAATGCCATTATTAACTACATGAATGATAATTTTTCTTACAACATCATCACGTTGGAAGATCCGATTGAATATGTCCACAGTCGAAAAAATTCATCGATTTCTCAACGAGAAGTTGGGAGGGATGTGTTAAATTTTCCAGACGGCTTAGAGCATGTGTTACGTCAGGATCCTGACGTAATTGTGATCGGAGAATTGATGTCTGGGAATACATTCAGGGCCGCCATAGAAGCTGCGGGATCGGGTCACCTCGTTATTGGAACCATTCATAGCAATGACTGCTATGACACTGTTGAGAGAATCGTGAATGCGTTTGATTTCCAAGAACAACCCTATGTTCGGCTTCAATTAACAAATGTGTTAACGGCCATCATTGGTCAAAGATTGGTTCCAGAAAAAAATGGCCGGATGGTCTTACCAGCCACTGAAATCTTATTGGGAAGTTCCCAGATGAAAAAACTGATCCTTTCGAACAGTCCCAATGAGGTTCGTTTCCTTATTGAAAAAAGCGGTGCTTACGGAATGCACACCTTTGATCAGGACTTACTACGCATGTTTGATTCGGGACTTATCTCGCCAGGAGATGCTTTAAATTACGCCACCAACCCAAACGATTTGCGGCTCAAAATGCAAGGAAGCGCTGGGGGCCCCGGACTTGAGATGGTCAAATAG
- the mtgA gene encoding Monofunctional biosynthetic peptidoglycan transglycosylase: MKKIKKKILIWVLGAIALLIFGIIAIIIVSEWKLSKLVPGGLGERFPTKVYSIPFSLSQEMALSSDEIMERIKRLNYQPSTITGISKGKYHWSPPDLYLGLRGFSSPTHSQEPFIIKMTQKPDGRWSLLGPNDSTPPLVLLEPELIAELSGPQKVRRDPATWEDYPPNLIEAVIVVEDKRFHKHHGIDPRGIMRAAWHNLRHDRSLQGGSTITQQLAKNFFLSNERTFRRKFLELGFALYLDLRYSKEKILTLYLNHIYMGQDGVVSIAGMKAAAEYYFGKNIREINTAESALLAGIIRSPYRYNPFQNPTSAKGRRNTVLKLLLQENVISELEYERALAQPLSTIKRTIPSTHMHDYFVAEVLRQLVPRFSEDVLFRYGLRIYTTMDPLFQQLAQRIVKKEKFQSAMVVIEPNTGRILALVGGRNYQESQFNRATQASRQPGSTFKPFIYGAGLEHGFTPASILMDEPRVYRDRGKIWAPQNFDGIHRGSISFRDALAQSINGATLDLAQKIGTSTIIRFARKLGIESPLENSLALALGTSEVTPLELTAAYAPFGNGGFRITPIFVLSVVDAEDIALEINNVERESVLDPAHAYLMTSLMETTITEGTAKNLKKMGWEFPSAGKTGTTNDGKDAWFVGYTPNLLVGVWVGSDEGKALGLSGSINALPLWGEFMLQSQRGRITHEFKKPLGIIPARIDPISGALARIGCPDQKNEMFINGTEPTSYCPLHSGGFTGWLKKIFKNR, from the coding sequence ATGAAGAAAATTAAAAAGAAAATATTGATCTGGGTATTGGGGGCAATCGCACTCCTGATTTTTGGAATCATTGCCATCATCATTGTCTCTGAATGGAAATTGTCAAAATTGGTTCCGGGTGGACTAGGCGAGCGTTTTCCGACCAAAGTTTATTCCATTCCCTTTAGCCTCTCCCAAGAAATGGCTTTGTCTTCAGATGAAATAATGGAACGAATCAAAAGACTTAATTATCAGCCAAGTACGATCACAGGGATTTCCAAAGGAAAATATCACTGGTCTCCACCTGACTTGTATTTGGGCCTCAGAGGTTTTTCTTCCCCCACACACTCACAAGAACCTTTCATCATAAAGATGACACAAAAACCAGATGGCCGATGGTCGCTCCTTGGACCAAACGATTCAACTCCCCCTTTGGTTTTATTGGAACCTGAATTGATCGCTGAATTATCGGGGCCCCAAAAAGTCCGCCGTGACCCGGCCACGTGGGAAGATTACCCTCCCAATTTAATTGAGGCGGTTATCGTCGTTGAAGATAAGCGGTTTCATAAACATCATGGCATCGACCCCAGGGGCATCATGAGGGCAGCTTGGCACAACCTTCGTCATGACCGAAGCCTTCAAGGCGGCAGCACCATCACTCAACAATTGGCTAAAAATTTCTTCCTGTCCAACGAGAGAACATTTAGAAGAAAATTTCTTGAACTGGGATTCGCTCTATATTTGGATTTACGTTATTCGAAGGAAAAAATACTCACTCTCTATCTCAATCATATTTATATGGGCCAAGATGGCGTGGTAAGCATCGCGGGAATGAAAGCGGCGGCAGAATATTATTTTGGAAAGAACATTCGAGAGATTAACACAGCGGAATCCGCCTTGTTGGCTGGAATTATTCGATCCCCCTATCGGTACAATCCGTTTCAAAATCCAACTTCGGCGAAAGGCCGTCGAAATACAGTTCTTAAACTATTGTTGCAAGAAAATGTGATCAGCGAATTGGAATATGAACGTGCCCTCGCGCAACCTCTTTCCACCATAAAACGGACAATACCTTCAACGCATATGCATGATTATTTTGTTGCCGAAGTCTTACGTCAACTTGTGCCACGTTTTAGTGAGGACGTGTTATTTCGGTATGGTCTTCGAATATATACGACCATGGACCCATTGTTTCAACAACTGGCGCAACGAATTGTCAAAAAGGAAAAATTCCAATCCGCCATGGTTGTCATCGAACCGAACACAGGACGGATTCTGGCGTTGGTGGGTGGTCGAAATTATCAGGAGAGCCAATTTAACCGGGCCACACAGGCCAGCCGGCAACCAGGAAGTACCTTTAAACCTTTTATTTACGGAGCGGGTTTAGAACATGGGTTCACACCAGCCTCAATTTTAATGGATGAACCAAGAGTCTATCGGGATCGCGGAAAGATTTGGGCGCCCCAAAATTTTGATGGGATACATAGGGGCTCGATTTCTTTTAGGGACGCCTTGGCCCAATCCATCAATGGCGCGACGCTTGATCTGGCTCAAAAAATTGGGACATCCACCATTATTCGTTTCGCGCGAAAATTGGGGATAGAATCCCCACTTGAAAATAGTCTGGCCCTGGCCCTGGGAACTTCAGAGGTAACACCTCTTGAACTAACAGCGGCCTATGCTCCGTTTGGAAATGGAGGATTTCGGATCACACCGATATTTGTCTTGTCAGTTGTGGATGCCGAAGACATCGCACTGGAGATCAATAATGTTGAAAGAGAGTCGGTTTTGGACCCGGCACATGCCTACCTGATGACCTCTTTAATGGAAACCACCATTACTGAGGGAACCGCTAAAAATCTTAAAAAGATGGGATGGGAATTCCCTTCCGCTGGAAAAACAGGAACCACCAACGATGGAAAGGACGCTTGGTTTGTTGGCTATACACCCAATCTTCTGGTGGGTGTTTGGGTTGGCAGTGATGAGGGAAAGGCCTTGGGTTTATCGGGAAGTATAAATGCACTGCCGCTCTGGGGAGAATTCATGTTGCAATCTCAACGGGGGAGGATAACTCATGAATTTAAAAAACCCCTTGGGATTATTCCTGCCAGGATTGACCCCATTTCAGGAGCTTTGGCCCGAATCGGATGTCCTGATCAGAAAAATGAAATGTTTATTAATGGAACCGAACCGACTTCTTATTGCCCATTACACTCGGGAGGATTTACAGGTTGGCTAAAAAAAATATTTAAAAATCGTTAA
- the cysD gene encoding Sulfate adenylyltransferase subunit 2, with translation MGSSTIIMDNLDQLEQQSVYIMREAFRHFERLCMLWSIGKDSTVLLWLARKAFFGHVPFPLVHIDTSYKLPEMILYRDRLAMEYKLTMVVGQNKDILSQGKTFPNTQHLPEGHPDKISRVQCCGFLKKDALTHTLNGTWPREKLNLKTGKYEQDPDKAPYHGVIVGARADEEGSRSKERYFSPRDKNNLWDVGEQPPEFWNQFKTDFAPGTHVRIHPLLDWTELHIWEYIKREKIPTVSLYYDQGQGTRYRSLGCGPCQAPIQSTAKNVDDIIEELKSGKLKNIAERSGRLQDGKHGLEELRKEGYM, from the coding sequence ATGGGTTCTTCGACGATAATCATGGATAATCTTGATCAGCTAGAACAACAAAGCGTCTATATCATGCGAGAGGCCTTTCGTCATTTCGAACGTCTCTGCATGCTGTGGTCCATTGGGAAGGATTCCACCGTTCTCCTTTGGTTGGCCAGAAAAGCCTTTTTTGGACATGTCCCCTTCCCTCTCGTTCATATCGACACGAGTTATAAATTGCCAGAGATGATCCTCTATAGAGATCGGCTCGCCATGGAATACAAATTAACAATGGTGGTGGGACAAAACAAAGACATTCTCTCTCAAGGTAAAACTTTCCCGAATACACAACATCTACCGGAAGGCCATCCAGATAAAATTTCCCGGGTCCAATGCTGCGGATTTCTAAAAAAAGATGCTTTGACCCATACGTTGAATGGTACATGGCCGAGAGAAAAACTCAATCTGAAGACAGGGAAATACGAACAGGACCCTGACAAGGCCCCTTATCATGGCGTCATCGTTGGCGCCCGCGCGGATGAAGAAGGAAGCCGCTCCAAGGAACGTTACTTTTCTCCTCGAGATAAAAACAATTTGTGGGATGTTGGCGAACAACCGCCTGAGTTTTGGAATCAATTCAAAACCGATTTCGCTCCGGGGACTCACGTTCGCATCCATCCTCTTTTGGATTGGACAGAACTCCACATTTGGGAATACATCAAACGAGAGAAGATTCCAACCGTTTCCCTTTATTATGACCAAGGCCAGGGAACACGGTATCGAAGTTTGGGTTGTGGCCCGTGCCAGGCTCCTATTCAGAGCACGGCAAAAAATGTGGATGACATCATTGAAGAATTGAAATCCGGAAAGCTCAAAAATATCGCGGAGCGGTCAGGTCGCCTGCAAGATGGGAAACATGGTCTCGAAGAGTTGCGAAAAGAGGGGTACATGTGA
- the ogt gene encoding Methylated-DNA--protein-cysteine methyltransferase yields the protein MVPNTIKYKLKSYTEFQQKVWTACAEIPSGQTRTYQWIARKIGHPKAVRAVGAALGKNPFVPIIPCHRVVRSDGKLGGYSGPGGLKTKAKMLRDERARIK from the coding sequence GTGGTTCCTAACACCATTAAATACAAGTTGAAAAGTTACACGGAATTCCAGCAAAAAGTTTGGACCGCTTGTGCTGAAATTCCTTCGGGTCAAACCCGAACCTACCAATGGATAGCCAGAAAGATTGGTCACCCCAAAGCTGTTAGAGCCGTAGGAGCCGCGCTTGGAAAAAACCCATTTGTTCCCATTATTCCCTGTCATCGAGTCGTTCGGTCGGATGGTAAGTTGGGGGGATATTCGGGACCCGGAGGTCTCAAAACAAAAGCGAAAATGTTGCGCGATGAGCGTGCGCGCATCAAATAA
- the fabG_2 gene encoding 3-oxoacyl-[acyl-carrier-protein] reductase FabG — MPLPFVYLRARGKDVMQLENKVALITGGARIGAAVALGLAKKGCHVVLSYRNSQTKAEQTARLLIQHGVKSMIVHADMSKSGDVKKVATLIKKTFSRLDILINMASLYEKTPFVKLTEKDWNRFINDNLKCTFLTVQQMAPLLKKNKGRVINFSDWVAASGRPRYKSFLPYYAAKMGVVGLTQVQALELAPDVLVNCIAPGPILPPTRIKNEEIRNVVKVTPLRRWGGEEEISKAVLFFCESNFITGECLRVDGGRHLY, encoded by the coding sequence ATGCCGCTGCCGTTTGTTTATTTGAGGGCGCGAGGCAAAGACGTCATGCAATTAGAAAATAAAGTGGCATTGATCACTGGCGGAGCTCGAATTGGGGCTGCAGTGGCTTTGGGTTTGGCCAAAAAAGGGTGTCATGTGGTTCTGTCTTATCGAAATTCTCAAACGAAGGCCGAACAAACCGCCCGATTGTTGATTCAGCATGGAGTGAAGTCAATGATCGTTCATGCGGACATGTCGAAATCTGGGGATGTGAAAAAGGTTGCCACCCTGATTAAAAAGACCTTTTCAAGATTGGATATCCTCATTAATATGGCTTCTCTCTATGAAAAGACGCCGTTTGTAAAGCTAACAGAGAAAGATTGGAATCGTTTTATCAATGACAATCTCAAATGCACATTTTTAACTGTCCAACAAATGGCACCTCTTCTTAAAAAAAACAAAGGTCGCGTTATAAATTTTTCTGATTGGGTGGCCGCCAGCGGAAGACCTCGATATAAAAGCTTCCTTCCATACTATGCCGCAAAAATGGGAGTGGTGGGTTTGACTCAAGTTCAAGCCCTTGAGTTGGCACCCGATGTATTGGTGAACTGCATTGCTCCGGGGCCTATTTTGCCCCCCACTCGAATAAAAAATGAGGAAATCCGAAATGTTGTGAAGGTAACCCCCCTAAGGCGCTGGGGCGGAGAAGAAGAGATAAGCAAAGCCGTTCTCTTTTTTTGTGAATCGAATTTCATTACCGGGGAGTGTTTGCGCGTGGACGGTGGGCGACATCTCTATTAA